A region of Sesamum indicum cultivar Zhongzhi No. 13 linkage group LG7, S_indicum_v1.0, whole genome shotgun sequence DNA encodes the following proteins:
- the LOC105167130 gene encoding ultraviolet-B receptor UVR8 isoform X2, whose translation MNVDGEGGQEGVKMEEKLVFMWGYLPGALPQRTPILSPVVVRLPQGGTSWKDVCGGGCGFAMAISDSGKLITWGSTDDLGQSYVTSGKHGEMPEPFPLPTEAVIVKAAAGWAHCAAVTADGEVYTWGWKECVPSGKVFGDPSTGASTEKDALEKQSLLLTEQVSPRSHGSRSSGGSLSGGDSRGSDETTKRRRVSPGKLAAESSSSVDETLSAFPCLVTLNPGVRIASVAAGGRHTLALSDVGQVWGWGYGGEGQLGLGSRIRMVSSPHPVPCIDSSFNKDRSMGLSRGSMGSEGQSFRVPGNYIKAIACGGRHSAAITDAGALLTFGWGLYGQCGQGSTDDELSPTCVSSLLGIRIEGVAAGLWHTICISADGDVYAFGGNQFGQLGTGADHAETLPRLLDAPSLENVHAKVVSCGARHTAVVTEDGNTFCWGWNKYGQLGLGDVIDRNIPSQVPIDGCVARNVACGWWHTLLLAESPT comes from the exons ATGAATGTCGATGGGGAAGGAGGTCAAGAAGGTGTGAAAATGGAGGAGAAATTGGTGTTTATGTGGGGGTATTTGCCGGGGGCCTTGCCGCAGAGGACCCCTATTTTGTCTCCGGTGGTGGTGCGGCTGCCTCAAGGAGGAACTTCCTGGAAGGATGTTTGTGGTGGTGGATGTGGTTTTGCTATGGCTATTTCAG ACTCTGGGAAGCTCATTACATGGGGATCCACGGATGACTTAGGTCAAAGCTATGTGACATCCGGGAAACATGGG GAAATGCCAGAGCCTTTTCCACTCCCCACTGAGGCCGTAATAGTGAAAGCTGCTGCTGGTTGGGCGCACTGTGCTGCTGTAACAG CGGATGGTGAAGTTTACACATGGGGATGGAAAGAATGTGTTCCTTCAGGAAAGGTATTTGGGGACCCTTCCACAGGGGCAAGCACAGAGAAGGATGCCCTTGAGAAGCAAAGCTTACTGTTGACTGAGCAAG TGAGCCCTCGTTCGCATGGATCAAGATCCAGTGGTGGGTCATTATCTGGTGGTGATAGTAGAGGGAGTGATGAAACTACTAAGCGGAGACGGGTGTCACCAGGTAAATTGGCAGCAGAAAGCTCATCATCTGTTGATGAAACACTCTCAGCATTCCCTTGTCTGGTAACACTTAACCCAGGGGTAAGGATTGCCTCGGTTGCTGCTGGCGGCCGGCACACATTAGCATTGTCAG ATGTAGGACAGGTGTGGGGTTGGGGCTATGGAGGTGAAGGACAGCTGGGTCTTGGGTCACGGATCAGAATGGTGTCTTCTCCTCATCCTGTACCCTGCATCGACTCCTCCTTCAACAAGGATCGCTCTATGGGCCTTTCACGTGGAAGCATGGGTTCAGAAGGTCAGAGCTTTAGAGTTCCTGGAAATTACATCAAAGCTATTGCATGTGGTGGTCGACATAGTGCAGCAATTACAG ATGCTGGGGCACTACTGACCTTTGGCTGGGGATTGTATGGACAG TGTGGTCAAGGAAGTACAGACGATGAGCTAAGTCCAACTTGTGTATCTTCCTTACTTGGCATCAGGATAGAAGGTGTAGCAGCAGGACTTTGGCATACTATCTGCATTTCTGCTGATGGCGATGTTTATGCTTTTGGGGGAAATCAGTTTGGTCAACTAGGAACTGGTGCCGATCACGCTGAG ACTTTGCCTCGGCTTCTTGATGCTCCAAGTCTGGAAAATGTACATGCAAAAGTTGTATCATGTGGAGCTCGTCACACTGCAGTTGTCACAG AGGATGGAAATACATTTTGCTGGGGATGGAACAAGTATGGTCAG CTGGGGTTGGGTGACGTGATTGATAGGAACATCCCTTCTCAAGTTCCAATAGATGGATGCGTAGCAAGAAATGTGGCATGTGGCTGGTGGCACACTCTTCTGCTGGCAGAGTCACCCACTTGA
- the LOC105167131 gene encoding protein DETOXIFICATION 35 produces MEAPLLEHNPRPDIQLIGDDGDYLPARGVKAWWRVFCIESGKLWRIGGPIVIQILCQFGTTSVATIFVGHLGDVELSAFTIATTGIGVFAFGFMLGMGSALETLCGQSFGAGQVHMLGVYMQRSMIILLATCIVLLPIYIFATPILKLLGQQDEIAALAGYFTRLLIPQLFSLGINFPTQKFLQAQSKVIVLAWVAILALVSQIFWCWLFIDVFGWGTIGAAMAYDLTSWGTGIAQFIYVVCWCKDGWKGFSSHAFRGMWAFVRLSLASAVMLCLEMWYMTSIVVITGNLNNAVTAVGSLSICMNIDGWEAMVFIGINAAISVRVSNELGLRHPRAAKYSVYVTLFQSVLIGIVCMIIVLATRNQLALIFTNSKEMQKAVAELSGLLGVTMLLNSVQPVISGVAIGGGWQALVAYINLACYYIFGLPLGYLLGYVAKLGVVGVWGGMIAGVALQTLLLLLLVYRTNWNKEVEQTAERIGKWGGQDSRHTNI; encoded by the exons ATGGAGGCGCCGCTGCTGGAGCACAACCCCCGCCCCGATATCCAGCTTATCGGAGACGACGGCGACTATCTTCCAGCCAGAGGGGTGAAAGCTTGGTGGAGAGTTTTCTGCATAGAATCAGGTAAACTGTGGAGAATAGGCGGTCCCATAGTCATTCAAATACTCTGTCAGTTTGGAACCACCTCCGTCGCCACCATATTCGTCGGTCATCTCGGAGACGTCGAGCTCTCCGCCTTCACCATTGCAACCACAGGCATCGGAGTCTTCGCTTTCGGATTTATG CTTGGTATGGGGAGCGCCCTTGAGACACTATGTGGCCAGTCATTCGGTGCAGGCCAAGTTCACATGCTCGGCGTTTACATGCAGCGTTCGATGATAATCCTATTAGCCACTTGCATTGTTCTCCTTCCAATCTATATATTTGCCACCCCAATTCTTAAGCTCCTCGGACAACAGGATGAAATAGCAGCTCTTGCCGGATACTTCACACGTCTTCTCATCCCACAGTTGTTTTCTCTAGGGATAAATTTTCCGACCCAAAAATTCCTTCAAGCACAGAGCAAAGTCATTGTGCTTGCATGGGTGGCTATTCTTGCTCTGGTTTCACAAATCTTTTGGTGTTGGCTATTCATTGATGTTTTTGGTTGGGGCACGATTGGTGCAGCTATGGCCTACGATCTTACGAGTTGGGGCACTGGTATAGCCCAATTCATTTACGTGGTTTGTTGGTGTAAGGACGGGTGGAAGGGATTCTCGTCACATGCGTTTCGAGGTATGTGGGCTTTTGTGAGGCTGTCGCTTGCTTCTGCTGTCATGCTGTGCCTGGAGATGTGGTATATGACCAGCATTGTTGTCATAACTGGAAATCTTAACAATGCTGTTACCGCGGTTGGTTCCCTTTCTATATG CATGAATATTGATGGGTGGGAAGCCATGGTGTTTATTGGAATCAATGCTGCTATAAG TGTCCGGGTTTCAAATGAGCTTGGTCTAAGGCATCCACGAGCGGCCAAATATTCAGTCTATGTAACGTTGTTCCAATCTGTATTGATCGGGATTGTATGCATGATTATTGTCCTTGCAACAAGGAATCAGTTGGCtctaatatttacaaatagcAAAGAAATGCAAAAGGCTGTGGCTGAGCTTTCAGGCCTTCTTGGAGTCACCATGCTTCTCAACAGTGTTCAACCTGTGATATCAG GTGTGGCGATAGGCGGTGGATGGCAAGCGTTGGTCGCTTACATCAACCTGGCTTGTTATTACATATTCGGTCTGCCTCTAGGATATCTTCTTGGTTATGTGGCTAAACTTGGAGTAGTg GGAGTTTGGGGAGGCATGATTGCTGGAGTGGCCTTGCAGACATTGCTGCTTTTGCTGCTGGTTTATAGAACCAATTGGAACAAAGAG GTTGAGCAGACAGCAGAGCGAATAGGGAAATGGGGAGGTCAAGACTCAAgacatacaaatatataa
- the LOC105167132 gene encoding probable methyltransferase PMT11, with the protein MKGIGSGGGASDLCKSATLIKVSGFLLISVVFFYLGKHFSDGSSQQLIFFSSHQNPEPQNTPSSAAVALSPNLNKTFDVSSLVNATASSPPPDSALNEPQQPLSPPPPSPPPALKRMGVVDENGRMTDDFEVGEYDPELVENWAKTNESEGLESDGKGDKVRVRINKFPLCPESMREYIPCLDNEEAIKKLNSTEKGEKFERHCPEEGKGLNCLVPAPKGYRTPIPWPRSRDEVWFSNVPHARLAEDKGGQNWIAIDKDKFKFPGGGTQFIHGADQYLDQIEKMVPEIAFGRHTRVALDVGCGVASFGAYLLSRNVITLSVAPKDVHENQIQFALERGVPAMVAAFATRRLLYPSQAFDLVHCSRCRINWTRDDGILLLEVNRMLRAGGYFAWAAQPVYKHEAALEEQWEDMINLTSRLCWTLVKKEGYIAIWQKPFNNSCYLQREEGTRPPLCEPNDDPDNVWYVDLKACITRLPEEGYGSNVTDWPDRLQSPPDRLQSIQIDAYISRKELFRAESRYWKEIIEGYVRGLHWGKYKLRNVLDMRAGFGGFAAALIENKLNCWVLNVVPVSGPNTLPVIYDRGLIGVMHDWCEPFDTYPRTYDLLHAAGLFSVERKRCNISTIMLEMDRILRPGGRVYIRDSVAVMDELQEIGTALGWHVVLRDTSEGPHASYRILTGDKRLLRA; encoded by the exons ATGAAGGGGATTGGCAGCGGCGGAGGAGCTTCCGATCTCTGCAAATCCGCCACTCTGATCAAAGTTTCGGGATTTCTACTCATTTCAGTCGTATTCTTCTACTTAGGCAAGCATTTTTCCGATGGCTCCTCACAGCAACTCATCTTCTTTTCCTCTCACCAAAACCCTGAACCCCAGAACACGCCATCCTCCGCCGCCGTTGCCCTCTCTCCCAATCTCAACAAGACCTTCGATGTCTCTTCCCTCGTAAATGCTACCGCCTCATCCCCGCCCCCCGACAGTGCCCTGAATGAACCTCAACAACCCCTGTCTCCTCCTCCGCCCTCTCCTCCGCCGGCTTTGAAGAGGATGGGTGTGGTGGACGAGAATGGAAGGATGACGGATGATTTTGAGGTGGGTGAGTATGATCCCGAACTGGTGGAAAATTGGGCGAAAACCAACGAGAGTGAGGGTTTGGAGAGTGATGGGAAGGGGGATAAGGTTAGGGTTAGGATCAACAAGTTCCCGTTATGTCCGGAGAGTATGAGGGAGTATATACCGTGTTTGGACAACGAAGAGGCGATTAAGAAGTTGAATTCTACTGAGAAAGGCGAGAAATTTGAGCGGCATTGTCCTGAAGAGGGAAAAGGCTTGAATTGTTTGGTCCCTGCCCCTAAAGGGTACAGAACTCCAATCCCATGGCCCCGAAGTCGTGATGAG GTGTGGTTTAGCAATGTTCCTCATGCTCGTTTGGCTGAGGATAAAGGGGGTCAGAATTGGATAGCCATTGACAAGGACAAGTTCAAGTTTCCTGGAGGTGGCACACAGTTTATTCATGGGGCAGATCAGTATTTGGATCAGATTGAAAAG ATGGTCCCTGAAATTGCATTTGGTCGACATACTCGAGTTGCTCTGGATGTTGGTTGTGGTGTTGCAAGTTTTGGTGCATATTTACTGTCACGAAACGTCATCACTCTCTCTGTAGCTCCTAAAGACGTTCATGAGAACCAGATTCAGTTTGCACTTGAACGGGGTGTACCTGCAATGGTGGCGGCATTTGCGACACGGCGTTTACTTTATCCAAGTCAAGCATTTGATCTGGTACATTGTTCAAGGTGTAGAATCAACTGGACTCGTGATG ATGGGATTTTGCTACTTGAGGTCAACAGGATGCTCCGGGCAGGGGGATATTTTGCTTGGGCAGCCCAGCCTGTTTATAAACATGAAGCAGCCCTCGAAGAACAAtgggaag ATATGATTAACCTTACCAGTCGACTTTGTTGGACTCTTGTCAAGAAAGAGGGGTACATTGCAATATGGCAGAAGCCCTTTAATAACAGCTGCTATTTGCAACGTGAGGAAGGAACCCGACCACCATTGTGTGAACCTAATGATGACCCAGACAATGTCTG GTATGTTGACTTGAAGGCATGCATAACACGTTTGCCTGAGGAAGGTTATGGATCAAATGTTACAGACTGGCCAGACCGCTTGCAGAGTCCTCCGGATAGGCTTCAGAGCATACAAATTGATGCCTACATATCAAGAAAAGAGCTTTTCAGGGCAGAATCAAGATATTGGAAAGAAATAATTGAGGGCTATGTACGTGGTTTACATTGGGGTAAATATAAGCTTCGGAATGTATTGGACATGAGAGCAGGCTTCGGAGG CTTTGCAGCAGCACTTattgaaaacaaattgaattgCTGGGTGCTAAATGTTGTCCCAGTTAGTGGACCCAATACGTTGCCTGTTATATATGACCGTGGGCTCATAGGAGTTATGCACGACTG GTGTGAACCATTCGATACATATCCCAGAACCTATGACTTACTTCACGCTGCTGGACTTTTCTCAGTTGAACGAAAAAG GTGTAATATCTCTACCATCATGCTTGAAATGGATCGAATTTTGAGGCCTGGTGGCCGTGTATATATTCGTGATTCTGTTGCTGTGATGGATGAACTTCAAGAAATTGGGACAGCGCTCGGTTGGCATGTAGTATTGAGGGACACATCCGAGGGCCCACATGCGAGTTATAGGATCTTGACGGGTGATAAACGCCTCCTTCGGGCCTGA
- the LOC105167130 gene encoding ultraviolet-B receptor UVR8 isoform X1 — protein MNVDGEGGQEGVKMEEKLVFMWGYLPGALPQRTPILSPVVVRLPQGGTSWKDVCGGGCGFAMAISDSGKLITWGSTDDLGQSYVTSGKHGEMPEPFPLPTEAVIVKAAAGWAHCAAVTADGEVYTWGWKECVPSGKVFGDPSTGASTEKDALEKQSLLLTEQVSPRSHGSRSSGGSLSGGDSRGSDETTKRRRVSPGKLAAESSSSVDETLSAFPCLVTLNPGVRIASVAAGGRHTLALSVTDVGQVWGWGYGGEGQLGLGSRIRMVSSPHPVPCIDSSFNKDRSMGLSRGSMGSEGQSFRVPGNYIKAIACGGRHSAAITDAGALLTFGWGLYGQCGQGSTDDELSPTCVSSLLGIRIEGVAAGLWHTICISADGDVYAFGGNQFGQLGTGADHAETLPRLLDAPSLENVHAKVVSCGARHTAVVTEDGNTFCWGWNKYGQLGLGDVIDRNIPSQVPIDGCVARNVACGWWHTLLLAESPT, from the exons ATGAATGTCGATGGGGAAGGAGGTCAAGAAGGTGTGAAAATGGAGGAGAAATTGGTGTTTATGTGGGGGTATTTGCCGGGGGCCTTGCCGCAGAGGACCCCTATTTTGTCTCCGGTGGTGGTGCGGCTGCCTCAAGGAGGAACTTCCTGGAAGGATGTTTGTGGTGGTGGATGTGGTTTTGCTATGGCTATTTCAG ACTCTGGGAAGCTCATTACATGGGGATCCACGGATGACTTAGGTCAAAGCTATGTGACATCCGGGAAACATGGG GAAATGCCAGAGCCTTTTCCACTCCCCACTGAGGCCGTAATAGTGAAAGCTGCTGCTGGTTGGGCGCACTGTGCTGCTGTAACAG CGGATGGTGAAGTTTACACATGGGGATGGAAAGAATGTGTTCCTTCAGGAAAGGTATTTGGGGACCCTTCCACAGGGGCAAGCACAGAGAAGGATGCCCTTGAGAAGCAAAGCTTACTGTTGACTGAGCAAG TGAGCCCTCGTTCGCATGGATCAAGATCCAGTGGTGGGTCATTATCTGGTGGTGATAGTAGAGGGAGTGATGAAACTACTAAGCGGAGACGGGTGTCACCAGGTAAATTGGCAGCAGAAAGCTCATCATCTGTTGATGAAACACTCTCAGCATTCCCTTGTCTGGTAACACTTAACCCAGGGGTAAGGATTGCCTCGGTTGCTGCTGGCGGCCGGCACACATTAGCATTGTCAG TTACAGATGTAGGACAGGTGTGGGGTTGGGGCTATGGAGGTGAAGGACAGCTGGGTCTTGGGTCACGGATCAGAATGGTGTCTTCTCCTCATCCTGTACCCTGCATCGACTCCTCCTTCAACAAGGATCGCTCTATGGGCCTTTCACGTGGAAGCATGGGTTCAGAAGGTCAGAGCTTTAGAGTTCCTGGAAATTACATCAAAGCTATTGCATGTGGTGGTCGACATAGTGCAGCAATTACAG ATGCTGGGGCACTACTGACCTTTGGCTGGGGATTGTATGGACAG TGTGGTCAAGGAAGTACAGACGATGAGCTAAGTCCAACTTGTGTATCTTCCTTACTTGGCATCAGGATAGAAGGTGTAGCAGCAGGACTTTGGCATACTATCTGCATTTCTGCTGATGGCGATGTTTATGCTTTTGGGGGAAATCAGTTTGGTCAACTAGGAACTGGTGCCGATCACGCTGAG ACTTTGCCTCGGCTTCTTGATGCTCCAAGTCTGGAAAATGTACATGCAAAAGTTGTATCATGTGGAGCTCGTCACACTGCAGTTGTCACAG AGGATGGAAATACATTTTGCTGGGGATGGAACAAGTATGGTCAG CTGGGGTTGGGTGACGTGATTGATAGGAACATCCCTTCTCAAGTTCCAATAGATGGATGCGTAGCAAGAAATGTGGCATGTGGCTGGTGGCACACTCTTCTGCTGGCAGAGTCACCCACTTGA
- the LOC105167129 gene encoding wall-associated receptor kinase-like 20, with product MANANPLLLLSSLLLTYAICSFSLPPCPSCGSTSVPYPLSTAPNCGDPSYRIRCVSGTLLFDSSNNSYPITSISPSNQRLIVAPSSFLPNTCIAADLPSNGLQLNSSAPFNITSSNTIFYLNCSDTILNSPLNCTSNSLCHLYVNGTNSASDCGNTPCCAFRAGGSTTSYRIRVRQDGCRAYRSFVNLDYGLPVSRWPQPGVELQWVLPREPTCGGQGDCGWGSTCGPDPNSNAGIRRCFCNSGLQWDPLTGVCAKECQDPDGCGKDPTPLIAGLTAGLGVALIAALIGFLVYRRHRRIKEEQERLTREREEILNAGGGKTAKVFTGKEIKKATNNFAKDRLLGAGGYGEVYKGILEDGTMVAVKCAKLGNAKGTDQVLNEVRILCQVNHKSLVRLLGCCVELEQPLLVYEYIPNGTLLDHLQGGNRGLLSWKRRLSIAHATAEGLAYLHFSAVPPIYHRDVKSSNILLDEKLNGKVSDFGLSRLAHTDLSHISTCAQGTLGYLDPEYYRNYQLTDKSDVYSFGVVLLELLTSQKAIDFNRPPDDVNLAVYVQRLVEEERIMDAVDPMLKEGASTLELETMKALGFLAVGCLEERRQNRPSMKEVAEEIEYIISITAAKAAEQ from the exons ATGGCCAACGCCAACCCACTCCTCCTCCTATCCTCTCTGCTACTAACATACGCTATCTGCTCTTTCTCCCTTCCTCCCTGCCCCTCTTGTGGATCCACCTCTGTTCCCTACCCCCTCAGCACCGCCCCCAACTGCGGCGACCCCTCCTACAGAATCCGCTGCGTCTCCGGCACACTGCTGTTCGACTCCTCCAACAACTCCTACCCAATCACCTCTATTTCCCCCTCCAATCAACGCCTCATAGTCGCGCCCTCTTCCTTCCTCCCCAACACCTGCATCGCCGCCGATCTCCCCTCCAACGGCCTCCAGCTCAACTCCTCCGCCCCCTTCAACATCACCAGCAGCAACACCATATTCTACCTAAACTGCTCCGACACAATTCTCAACTCCCCTCTAAACTGCACCTCCAACAGCCTCTGCCACCTGTACGTCAACGGGACCAACTCGGCGAGCGATTGCGGCAACACGCCGTGCTGCGCGTTCCGGGCCGGGGGATCGACGACCTCGTACAGGATACGAGTGAGGCAGGATGGTTGCCGGGCTTACAGGAGTTTTGTGAATTTGGATTACGGGCTGCCGGTGAGCCGGTGGCCGCAGCCCGGGGTGGAGTTGCAGTGGGTTTTGCCCCGGGAGCCCACGTGTGGAGGGCAGGGGGACTGCGGCTGGGGTTCAACTTGCGGGCCAGACCCGAACTCAAATGCTGGGATTAGGAGGTGCTTTTGCAATTCAGGGCTGCAGTGGGACCCTCTCACTGGAGTCTGCGCTAAAG AGTGCCAAGATCCAGATGGTTGTGGAAAAGACCCAACTCCACTCATAGCAG GTTTAACCGCAGGCCTCGGCGTGGCCCTCATTGCAGCACTCATCGGATTCTTAGTCTACAGGCGCCACCGGCGCATCAAGGAAGAGCAAGAACGCCTCACCCGTGAGCGCGAAGAGATCCTCAATGCCGGTGGTGGGAAAACAGCCAAAGTTTTCACCGgcaaagaaataaagaaggcAACTAACAACTTCGCCAAGGATCGCCTACTCGGAGCTGGTGGCTATGGTGAAGTCTACAAAGGCATTCTCGAAGATGGAACGATGGTCGCCGTCAAATGCGCCAAGCTCGGCAATGCCAAAGGCACCGATCAAGTCCTCAACGAGGTGCGAATTCTCTGTCAAGTCAACCACAAGAGCCTCGTTCGCCTTCTTGGCTGCTGCGTCGAGCTCGAACAGCCGTTGCTGGTTTATGAGTATATCCCCAATGGAACTCTCTTAGACCATTTACAAGGTGGAAACAGAGGGCTTCTCTCTTGGAAACGCAGGCTTAGCATCGCCCATGCAACTGCAGAGGGGCTAGCTTACCTACATTTCTCTGCAGTTCCACCTATCTACCATCGAGACGTAAAGTCCAGCAACATCTTGCTCGACGAGAAACTCAACGGGAAGGTGTCAGATTTCGGGCTGTCCCGTTTGGCTCATACAGATTTAAGCCACATTTCCACTTGTGCTCAGGGAACACTGGGGTATCTTGATCCCGAGTATTACAGGAACTACCAACTGACAGATAAGAGTGATGTTTATAGCTTCGGGGTGGTGCTTTTGGAGCTCTTGACGTCCCAGAAAGCTATCGATTTCAACAGGCCACCAGATGACGTGAACTTGGCCGTTTATGTGCAGAggttggtggaggaggagagGATAATGGATGCAGTTGACCCAATGTTGAAGGAGGGAGCAAGCACGTTGGAGTTGGAGACGATGAAGGCGCTGGGGTTTCTGGCGGTGGGGTGTTTGGAGGAGCGTCGACAGAATAGGCCGTCTATGAAAGAGGTGGCGGAGGAGATCGAGTATATTATCAGCATTACAGCTGCTAAGGCTGCAGAGCAGTAG